One Spiroplasma endosymbiont of Dioctria linearis DNA segment encodes these proteins:
- the aspS gene encoding aspartate--tRNA ligase — protein MKRTHTCGELTIKNVKQKVILQGWVKKIRKMGAMNFIDLRDRYGVTQLVIDESKNLENIKSEYVLEVEGIVIERKSKNSEIKTGEIEIKVEKLTLINRSELTPFEIKDNIESQEDTRLTYRYLDLRREIMQRNLITRSKMNQTIRNYFLDNNFIEIETPIFGKSTPEGARDFLVPSRLNAGKFYALPQSPQLYKQLFMISGLDRYFQIVKCFRDEDLRIDRQPEFTQLDMEMSFADDQDVMNSIENLIKKIIFEIKGLEIKEPVQRITWKESMDKYGNDKPDLRFGFEIKTLNEIFEKSEIPLFCNIENKSIRSICVDSMLSKKDLEELTEVAKQNSVNILAFAKYDLKEWTGSIGSKLSDFEKKELIKLFSIKKQSTVLFVIDEYFKASQAMGAIRNKTAKILNLLDQEVMKLAWIIDFPLFEFSEEENRFVASHHPFTMPADISLDSFDIDKAKALAKAYDIVLNGFEIGGGSQRITDPKIQQRMFDAIGLKKDEIETNFGWFLNAYKYGAPYHAGCALGLDRICMILTGSENIREVIAFPKNSSGIDNMTNAPDKVDSSQLDQLHIEIK, from the coding sequence ATGAAACGCACGCACACATGTGGAGAACTTACAATAAAGAATGTCAAACAAAAAGTGATTTTACAAGGATGAGTTAAAAAAATTAGAAAAATGGGAGCAATGAATTTTATTGATCTTCGAGATAGATATGGAGTTACTCAACTTGTTATTGATGAATCAAAGAATTTGGAAAATATTAAATCTGAATATGTTTTGGAAGTTGAAGGAATAGTTATTGAAAGAAAGTCAAAAAATTCTGAAATTAAAACTGGAGAAATTGAAATTAAGGTTGAAAAATTAACTCTAATTAATAGATCTGAATTAACTCCTTTTGAAATTAAAGATAATATTGAGTCTCAAGAAGATACGAGATTAACTTATCGTTATTTAGACTTAAGACGAGAAATAATGCAAAGAAATTTAATTACTAGAAGTAAAATGAATCAAACTATTAGAAATTATTTTTTGGACAATAACTTTATTGAAATTGAAACTCCAATTTTTGGTAAGTCAACTCCAGAAGGGGCAAGAGACTTTTTAGTTCCTTCAAGATTGAACGCAGGTAAATTTTATGCTTTACCTCAATCACCTCAACTTTATAAACAATTATTTATGATTTCAGGTTTAGATAGATATTTTCAAATTGTGAAGTGTTTTAGAGATGAGGATTTAAGAATAGATCGTCAACCTGAATTTACACAACTTGATATGGAAATGTCTTTTGCAGATGATCAAGATGTTATGAATTCAATTGAAAATTTAATTAAGAAGATTATTTTTGAAATTAAAGGTCTTGAAATTAAAGAACCAGTTCAAAGAATTACATGAAAAGAATCTATGGACAAATATGGTAATGATAAACCAGATTTAAGATTTGGTTTTGAAATCAAAACACTAAATGAAATTTTTGAAAAGAGTGAAATACCATTATTCTGTAATATTGAAAATAAAAGTATTAGATCAATTTGTGTTGACTCTATGTTAAGTAAAAAAGATTTGGAAGAATTAACAGAGGTGGCTAAACAAAATAGTGTTAATATATTAGCATTTGCAAAATACGATTTAAAAGAATGAACAGGATCGATAGGTTCAAAATTATCGGATTTTGAAAAAAAAGAGTTAATAAAACTATTTTCAATAAAAAAACAGTCAACAGTTCTGTTTGTTATAGATGAGTATTTTAAAGCAAGTCAGGCAATGGGAGCAATTAGAAATAAAACTGCAAAAATACTAAATTTATTAGATCAAGAAGTAATGAAATTAGCTTGAATAATTGACTTTCCGTTATTTGAATTTTCTGAAGAAGAAAATAGATTTGTAGCATCTCATCATCCATTTACAATGCCAGCAGATATAAGTTTAGATAGCTTTGATATTGATAAGGCAAAAGCATTAGCAAAAGCATATGATATAGTATTAAATGGGTTTGAAATTGGTGGGGGAAGTCAAAGAATTACTGATCCCAAAATTCAACAAAGAATGTTTGATGCTATAGGACTTAAAAAAGACGAAATTGAAACAAATTTTGGTTGATTCCTTAATGCTTATAAATATGGAGCTCCATATCATGCAGGTTGTGCTTTAGGATTAGATAGAATTTGTATGATATTAACAGGTTCTGAAAATATAAGAGAAGTAATTGCTTTTCCAAAAAATTCATCAGGAATAGACAATATGACAAATGCTCCAGATAAAGTAGATTCGTCACAATTAGATCAACTTCATATTGAAATAAAATAA
- the hisS gene encoding histidine--tRNA ligase encodes MIQKPRGTEDLIDLKVREYFALEMIIRNIVDSFNYNEIRTPIFESLELFKRGVGEETDIVSKEMFIFEDRKNRELTLRPEGTAPTVRAILENKMYINENLPLKLFYFGSMFRYERPQAGRNRQFNQFGVEVFGPKTPEIDSEIICLSSIILNTIGIENYTIHLNYLVNGQQRKEYISDLKKYLEPKSLCDDCKKRIQANPLRVLDCKIDGNKFDDVIDMKDYLNEEDKNYFKTLIDNLNNIGIKPIIDKKLVRGLDYYTGFVYEIKDKKSSTLLGGGRYDELVKKLGNVDLPASGFAIGMERLLIALEEEKIYISTPNTLDAYIIALSEKAKQFSNILLLMLRKSGLKVDFDFMNRSMKSAFKQSEKLNSKNIIIVGDNELKENNVIIKNQLTKEEKKVAFDEIVDAIVGE; translated from the coding sequence ATGATTCAAAAACCCAGAGGAACAGAAGATTTAATCGATTTAAAAGTAAGAGAATACTTTGCTTTGGAAATGATAATAAGAAATATTGTTGATTCATTTAACTATAATGAAATAAGAACACCAATTTTTGAAAGTTTAGAACTGTTTAAAAGGGGTGTTGGTGAAGAAACAGATATTGTTTCTAAGGAAATGTTTATATTTGAAGATCGAAAAAATCGAGAATTGACTTTAAGACCAGAGGGTACAGCACCAACTGTTAGAGCTATTTTAGAAAATAAGATGTATATAAATGAAAATTTACCATTAAAATTGTTCTATTTTGGTTCAATGTTTAGATATGAAAGACCTCAAGCTGGGAGAAATCGACAGTTTAATCAATTTGGAGTTGAAGTTTTTGGACCTAAAACACCTGAAATTGATAGTGAAATTATTTGTTTATCTTCAATAATTTTAAATACAATTGGAATTGAAAATTATACAATTCACTTAAATTATTTAGTAAATGGTCAACAAAGAAAAGAATACATTAGTGATTTAAAGAAATACTTAGAACCCAAATCACTTTGTGATGATTGCAAAAAAAGAATTCAAGCTAATCCATTAAGAGTTTTAGATTGTAAAATAGATGGAAATAAATTTGATGATGTAATTGATATGAAAGATTATCTAAATGAAGAAGACAAAAATTACTTTAAAACTTTGATTGACAATTTAAACAATATTGGAATAAAACCAATAATTGATAAGAAACTAGTAAGAGGATTGGACTATTATACTGGCTTTGTTTACGAAATCAAAGATAAAAAAAGTTCAACCTTATTGGGTGGTGGAAGATATGACGAACTTGTTAAAAAGTTAGGAAATGTTGATTTACCAGCATCTGGTTTTGCTATTGGTATGGAAAGATTGCTAATTGCTTTAGAAGAAGAAAAAATTTATATTTCAACTCCTAATACTTTGGATGCCTATATTATTGCTTTAAGTGAAAAAGCAAAACAATTTTCAAATATATTACTACTAATGTTAAGAAAATCAGGTTTAAAAGTTGACTTTGATTTTATGAATAGAAGTATGAAATCAGCTTTTAAACAATCTGAAAAACTAAATTCTAAAAATATCATAATAGTAGGTGACAATGAACTGAAAGAAAATAATGTTATTATAAAAAATCAATTAACAAAAGAAGAGAAAAAAGTTGCATTTGATGAAATAGTAGATGCAATTGTTGGAGAATAA
- a CDS encoding fructose-specific PTS transporter subunit EIIC: MELKDLFGKQISFFNVDLKSKDEVIEFLSKSLEKEKYIKSIDDFKAAVYKRESEGSTGVGDGIGIPHVLNPTVEKSAIAFVKLKNKVDWQSLDDQPVDLVFMIMTNGKDGNEHLTALADLSGFLMKAEVQKKLRSAKSIKDVENALTKQEQKVEKVEKSGSYDVIGITACPTGIAHTYMAQEKLEEYAKQKGLTVKIETQGRRGIENKLTQEDIDNAKVIILAHDKALEGLSRLNGKKVIDTNTKEAIFKGDQLIEKYKKGEGLTEVKAASDSSEVSEFTMRKFLDIKGNLLGGISRMLPFVVAGGIILGIAFLIDFAAGNGNAGGDFGTINPAAGWFAAIGKISMSMMVPILGAFIAFSIVGSQGLMPGMVAGLLSTNILGFGYAYDADGNSITNGWNGLWSRLIPSNLQGTESGFIGAIVGGYLAALLVVGWSKAMAKFPKGLQGARDIVFIPVLSLLSIALTMFVINIPLGFVMGGISLGISELAQLNLLWLVSILIGFMMCVDMGGPINKIAYSLGNLAVGGKLVTDINAAGNAFNDQTIIMASAMLAGMLPPLMVAMSTIIFPRAWTAKDRDAAKANWLMGACFVSEGAIPFMVKDPKRVAVSAMAGGALIGGLVGALKIKLLASHGGVFVFPLLSSSYLEDGSMNGGSIALGAGAAVLIVLGASLLSAILLGLWRTADIKKGKLTLDATNGVKESILEKIENVKNNVKINNKEERLSILNKKLDNYSEFENELATKQKAYQALVEEKHKQREARKVNK, translated from the coding sequence ATGGAATTAAAAGATTTATTCGGTAAACAAATAAGTTTTTTTAATGTTGATTTAAAATCAAAAGATGAAGTTATTGAATTTCTTTCTAAAAGTTTAGAAAAAGAAAAATACATTAAATCTATTGATGATTTTAAAGCAGCTGTTTACAAAAGAGAATCTGAAGGATCAACTGGGGTTGGAGATGGAATTGGTATTCCTCACGTTTTAAATCCTACAGTTGAAAAATCAGCAATTGCTTTTGTAAAATTAAAAAATAAAGTTGATTGACAATCACTTGATGATCAACCAGTTGATTTAGTATTTATGATTATGACAAATGGAAAAGATGGAAATGAGCACTTAACTGCTCTTGCAGATCTATCTGGTTTCTTAATGAAAGCAGAAGTACAAAAAAAATTAAGAAGTGCAAAATCAATTAAAGATGTAGAAAATGCGTTAACAAAACAAGAACAAAAAGTTGAAAAAGTTGAAAAATCAGGTAGTTATGATGTTATAGGTATTACAGCATGTCCAACAGGAATTGCACATACATATATGGCTCAAGAAAAACTTGAAGAATATGCAAAACAAAAGGGTTTAACAGTTAAAATTGAAACTCAAGGACGTAGAGGAATTGAGAACAAGTTAACACAAGAAGATATAGATAATGCTAAAGTTATAATTTTAGCTCATGATAAAGCTCTTGAAGGACTTTCAAGATTGAATGGTAAAAAAGTTATTGATACAAATACTAAAGAAGCTATCTTTAAAGGTGATCAATTAATTGAAAAATATAAAAAAGGTGAGGGATTAACTGAAGTTAAAGCCGCATCTGATTCATCAGAAGTAAGTGAATTTACAATGAGAAAATTCCTTGATATTAAAGGGAATTTACTTGGTGGAATTTCAAGAATGTTACCATTTGTTGTTGCAGGGGGAATTATATTAGGAATTGCTTTCCTAATAGACTTTGCTGCAGGAAATGGAAATGCTGGTGGAGATTTTGGAACAATTAATCCAGCAGCTGGTTGATTTGCAGCAATTGGAAAAATATCAATGTCTATGATGGTACCAATATTGGGAGCATTTATTGCGTTTTCAATTGTGGGATCTCAGGGATTAATGCCTGGAATGGTCGCAGGATTATTATCTACAAACATTTTAGGATTTGGTTATGCATACGATGCGGACGGTAACTCAATTACTAATGGTTGAAATGGTCTTTGATCAAGATTAATTCCATCTAATTTACAAGGAACTGAGTCTGGGTTTATTGGAGCTATTGTTGGGGGTTATCTTGCAGCTTTACTAGTTGTTGGTTGATCAAAAGCAATGGCAAAATTCCCAAAAGGATTACAAGGAGCTAGAGATATTGTCTTTATTCCTGTCTTGTCATTATTATCAATAGCATTAACAATGTTTGTTATTAATATTCCTTTAGGATTTGTAATGGGTGGTATAAGCCTTGGTATTTCAGAATTAGCACAATTAAACTTATTATGATTAGTATCAATTTTAATTGGATTTATGATGTGTGTTGATATGGGTGGACCAATTAATAAAATTGCTTATTCTTTAGGTAATTTAGCAGTTGGTGGTAAATTAGTTACAGATATCAATGCAGCTGGAAATGCCTTTAATGATCAAACAATTATTATGGCATCAGCAATGTTAGCAGGGATGTTACCTCCTTTAATGGTAGCAATGTCAACAATTATTTTCCCAAGAGCTTGAACAGCAAAAGATAGAGATGCTGCAAAAGCTAACTGATTAATGGGTGCATGTTTCGTTTCAGAAGGTGCAATTCCATTTATGGTTAAAGATCCAAAAAGAGTTGCAGTAAGTGCAATGGCTGGTGGAGCTTTAATTGGTGGATTAGTTGGCGCATTAAAAATTAAATTACTTGCATCACATGGTGGGGTATTTGTATTCCCATTATTAAGTTCAAGTTATTTAGAAGATGGTTCAATGAATGGTGGTTCAATTGCTTTAGGAGCAGGAGCAGCTGTTCTGATTGTATTAGGAGCTAGTTTATTGTCAGCAATACTTTTAGGTTTATGAAGAACAGCTGATATTAAAAAGGGTAAATTAACTCTTGATGCAACTAATGGAGTAAAAGAGTCTATTTTAGAAAAAATTGAAAATGTTAAAAATAATGTAAAAATTAACAATAAAGAAGAAAGATTGTCAATTTTAAATAAAAAATTAGATAATTACAGTGAATTTGAAAACGAATTAGCAACTAAACAAAAAGCTTATCAAGCTCTTGTTGAAGAAAAACATAAACAACGAGAAGCAAGAAAAGTAAATAAATAG
- a CDS encoding 1-phosphofructokinase family hexose kinase gives MIYTLTLNPAIDHIVLANKKVELGITNYYTDEYKVIGGKGINAGIILKNLQADIQAIGIMGENNKEIFLNKFQEINLNNNFFLNEGSTRVNYKIKHLESKQETELNGMGFNTKKSVLKNLIDYLTSNLQKEDIVMLTGSVAVGIDKDIYKQIGKIANQKKAILICDATNELLKNVLKEKPFLIKPNLEEICSTLGIKFNEDISFEETKELINKLKKLGAQNVLLSMGSKGSLYFDSNNDIYKVGIAKGKLVNSVGAGDSMLAGFVFGKYKNLSIENTLQYAAASGAATAFNEWLASKEEIEKLVSKIDVQKIK, from the coding sequence ATGATATATACATTAACGTTAAATCCTGCAATTGATCATATTGTTTTAGCCAATAAAAAAGTAGAATTAGGTATAACTAATTATTATACTGATGAGTATAAAGTTATTGGTGGGAAAGGAATAAATGCTGGAATTATTTTAAAAAATTTGCAAGCAGATATTCAAGCAATTGGGATTATGGGAGAAAACAATAAAGAAATTTTTCTAAATAAATTTCAAGAAATAAATTTAAATAACAATTTTTTTCTTAATGAAGGATCAACTAGAGTTAATTATAAAATTAAACACTTAGAATCAAAACAAGAAACAGAATTAAATGGAATGGGATTTAATACTAAAAAAAGTGTTCTAAAAAATTTAATTGATTATTTAACATCTAATCTTCAAAAAGAAGATATTGTTATGCTAACAGGAAGTGTTGCAGTGGGTATTGATAAAGATATCTATAAACAAATTGGAAAAATTGCAAATCAAAAAAAAGCTATTCTAATTTGTGATGCTACAAATGAACTTTTAAAAAATGTTTTAAAAGAAAAACCTTTCTTAATTAAACCTAATCTTGAAGAAATTTGTTCAACATTAGGAATAAAATTTAACGAAGATATAAGTTTCGAAGAAACAAAAGAATTAATCAATAAATTAAAAAAACTAGGAGCTCAAAATGTATTGCTAAGTATGGGCTCAAAAGGAAGTTTATATTTTGATTCAAATAATGATATTTACAAAGTTGGAATTGCAAAAGGAAAACTTGTAAACTCAGTTGGTGCAGGAGATAGCATGTTGGCTGGATTTGTTTTTGGAAAATATAAAAATCTAAGTATTGAAAATACACTTCAATACGCAGCAGCTAGTGGAGCTGCAACTGCTTTTAACGAATGACTTGCTTCAAAAGAAGAAATAGAAAAATTAGTTTCAAAAATTGATGTTCAAAAAATAAAATAG
- a CDS encoding DeoR/GlpR family DNA-binding transcription regulator, translating to MIREERLKLILDFVNEQDYCSNEKISKHLNIPFTTLRRDLTDLHNESKLKRVHGGAKTIREKSILEAFLDEKLLTNVEAKKNIAIKALACIKPFETIFLDAGSTTFFLAEILKPELNNKIYTNSIINAQILAKNGIKDINLLPGKLKISTRAICGVETITALSKYNFDLAFIGINAVDNEFNFFTTDEDEAEVKRIAIKNSQFSFGLADTSKNKSKSLVKFSDKSQIALINEEV from the coding sequence ATGATCAGAGAAGAAAGACTAAAATTAATTTTAGATTTTGTAAATGAACAAGATTATTGTTCAAATGAAAAAATATCAAAACACTTAAATATTCCTTTCACCACTCTAAGACGAGATCTAACAGATCTTCACAATGAATCTAAATTAAAAAGAGTTCATGGAGGAGCAAAGACCATTAGAGAAAAATCAATATTGGAAGCATTTTTAGATGAAAAATTGCTTACTAATGTTGAAGCAAAAAAAAATATAGCAATTAAAGCATTAGCTTGTATTAAACCATTTGAGACCATCTTTTTAGATGCAGGCTCAACAACTTTTTTTCTAGCAGAGATATTAAAACCAGAATTAAATAACAAGATTTATACTAATTCAATTATCAATGCACAGATTTTAGCAAAAAATGGTATTAAAGATATTAATTTATTACCAGGAAAATTAAAAATATCTACAAGAGCAATATGTGGTGTTGAAACAATAACTGCATTATCAAAATATAATTTTGATTTGGCTTTCATAGGTATTAATGCCGTAGACAATGAATTTAATTTTTTTACAACAGATGAAGACGAAGCAGAAGTTAAAAGAATAGCTATTAAAAATTCACAATTTTCATTTGGTTTAGCAGATACATCAAAAAATAAATCTAAATCACTTGTAAAATTTAGTGATAAATCTCAAATAGCACTCATTAATGAAGAGGTATAA